A window of the Corynebacterium minutissimum genome harbors these coding sequences:
- a CDS encoding HNH endonuclease signature motif containing protein, producing the protein MNALQTFLDALAPGIDVVAGCEGMSEADLIAAGSPDKTAKELVRLHSSFFGTTAMTRMQRNAVIAARQRGHSLPTLNVIDRYARKARTLALGWQMRLELCRTSADTLAMEALAKKKLKELSKPPQPKAGVTVYRRRNSLWTMAITAPSHVIAELNDAVDEHRPIESIQEAFFTGAAPRKGLQTNILVPLDALTQILNGDGEEVTLRMTNGATMTGAEYVNKVISGEIDLDGTLATLFHPVRGPVNLYRQERSASIKQRIMAMAEFPVCAWNDCMKPADECQVHHIIAWKNGGYTNPENLVMLCPYHNGVNQDNPNAPPGRGRMARVEGTVKRTFGPLPPPSPRQAAPKAIGPPDSGGT; encoded by the coding sequence ATGAACGCACTGCAGACTTTTCTTGACGCCCTGGCGCCCGGCATTGATGTCGTCGCCGGGTGCGAAGGCATGTCTGAAGCGGATCTCATTGCTGCCGGATCACCCGATAAAACGGCCAAGGAATTGGTGCGCTTGCACTCGAGCTTCTTTGGCACGACTGCAATGACTCGCATGCAACGCAACGCCGTAATTGCAGCCCGCCAGCGCGGCCATTCTCTGCCCACACTCAACGTCATTGACCGCTATGCACGCAAAGCTCGGACACTGGCCTTGGGGTGGCAGATGCGCCTAGAGCTGTGCCGCACGAGCGCTGATACGTTGGCGATGGAAGCTCTGGCCAAGAAGAAGCTCAAAGAGCTTTCGAAACCGCCGCAGCCCAAGGCAGGCGTCACGGTGTATCGCCGGCGAAACTCGCTGTGGACGATGGCGATTACAGCCCCTTCTCATGTCATCGCGGAGCTTAACGACGCCGTCGATGAGCACCGCCCCATCGAATCCATCCAGGAAGCCTTCTTCACAGGCGCGGCCCCACGCAAAGGACTGCAGACCAATATCCTTGTCCCCTTGGATGCGTTGACGCAGATTCTCAATGGTGATGGTGAGGAAGTTACGCTGCGTATGACCAATGGCGCGACAATGACGGGTGCGGAGTATGTCAACAAGGTGATCTCCGGTGAAATAGACCTTGACGGCACATTGGCGACGCTCTTTCACCCCGTCCGCGGACCTGTGAACCTCTATCGGCAGGAGCGGAGCGCTAGCATCAAACAGCGCATCATGGCTATGGCCGAGTTTCCGGTCTGTGCATGGAATGACTGTATGAAGCCCGCCGATGAGTGCCAAGTGCACCACATCATCGCGTGGAAGAACGGCGGCTATACCAATCCCGAGAACCTCGTGATGTTGTGTCCGTACCACAACGGAGTCAATCAAGATAACCCCAATGCTCCGCCAGGGCGTGGGCGGATGGCCCGGGTTGAAGGGACGGTAAAGCGCACCTTCGGTCCTCTCCCACCACCTTCGCCACGGCAGGCGGCCCCTAAAGCAATTGGACCGCCGGACAGCGGTGGCACCTAG
- a CDS encoding DivIVA domain-containing protein, protein MPLSPADVHNVAFSKPPIGKRGYNEDEVDQFLDLVEDALAQLQDENDDLQAQVEDLKAQSKGGAAAGAGAAATKVDEAAVRKDVESKLRAEYEAKLADSKNEVAKAKEETKKAQEQAKAAQAQAQSSQAPAAQQQDNSAELKAAREEAAAAKRELEASKRELENTKKELESAKKNSGASTAAAGIAGAGAAKTADGLATPETHMQAARVLGLAQEMADRLTNEAKADSESMLAEARTAAEKQLAEADSHSKAQLADAQKRYDAQLLDADNRSKKLVADAETKAKQTESDATSRAEAQIRQAEEKAAALQADAEKKHTEVMNTVKQQQTALEARISELRTFEREYRTRLKTLLESQLEELESRGTAAPNGEAGKANN, encoded by the coding sequence ACGAGGACGAGGTCGATCAGTTCCTCGACCTCGTCGAAGATGCTCTTGCTCAGTTGCAGGATGAGAACGACGACCTCCAGGCCCAGGTTGAGGACCTGAAGGCACAGTCCAAGGGCGGCGCCGCTGCTGGCGCCGGTGCCGCTGCAACCAAGGTCGATGAGGCCGCCGTGCGCAAGGACGTGGAGTCCAAGCTGCGCGCTGAGTACGAGGCAAAGCTGGCTGACTCGAAGAACGAGGTTGCCAAAGCCAAGGAAGAAACCAAGAAGGCCCAAGAGCAGGCTAAGGCCGCTCAGGCTCAGGCGCAGTCCTCCCAGGCTCCGGCTGCTCAGCAGCAGGATAACTCCGCAGAGCTTAAGGCTGCCCGTGAGGAAGCTGCCGCCGCGAAGCGTGAGCTCGAAGCGTCCAAGCGCGAGCTGGAGAACACCAAGAAGGAGCTGGAGTCCGCCAAGAAGAACTCCGGCGCCTCCACCGCTGCCGCCGGCATTGCCGGCGCTGGTGCTGCCAAGACTGCGGATGGCCTGGCTACTCCGGAGACCCACATGCAGGCCGCTCGTGTTCTGGGCTTGGCTCAGGAAATGGCGGACCGCCTTACCAACGAGGCCAAGGCAGACTCCGAGTCCATGCTGGCCGAGGCCCGCACGGCTGCAGAAAAGCAGCTTGCTGAGGCTGATTCTCACTCCAAGGCTCAGTTGGCTGACGCCCAGAAGCGTTACGACGCACAGCTGCTGGATGCCGACAATCGTTCCAAGAAGCTCGTCGCTGACGCAGAGACCAAGGCTAAGCAGACTGAGTCTGATGCCACCTCCCGCGCTGAGGCTCAGATCCGCCAGGCTGAGGAGAAGGCAGCAGCCCTGCAGGCTGACGCGGAGAAGAAGCACACCGAGGTCATGAACACGGTCAAGCAGCAGCAGACTGCTCTCGAGGCCCGTATCTCCGAGCTGCGCACCTTTGAACGCGAGTACCGTACCCGCCTCAAGACGCTTCTCGAGTCCCAGCTTGAGGAGCTGGAGTCCCGCGGCACCGCGGCTCCGAACGGTGAGGCTGGCAAGGCCAACAACTAA